The following coding sequences lie in one Vespa velutina chromosome 24, iVesVel2.1, whole genome shotgun sequence genomic window:
- the LOC124956935 gene encoding chromatin-remodeling complex ATPase chain Iswi-like isoform X1 yields the protein MSKADENADTGDTGDNSNGSSAETTSSRGGDFETKLESDRSKRFDYLLKQTEIFSHFMTNNQKDKAGSPLKVKAGRPRKQPENLNKSDSGDHRHRKTEQEEDEELLAESNASVAPTTRFESSPHYIKSGELRDYQIRGLNWMISLYENGINGILADEMGLGKTLQTISLLGYMKHFRNIPGPHIVIVPKSTLANWMNEFKKWCPSLRAVCLIGDAETRNTFIRDVMMPGEWDVCVTSYEMVIKEKSVFKKFNWRYMVIDEAHRIKNEKSKLSEILREFKTANRLLLTGTPLQNNLHELWSLLNFLLPDVFNSSDDFDSWFNTNSFLGDNSLVERLHAVLRPFLLRRLKSEVEKGLKPKKEIKVYIGLSKMQREWYTKVLMKDIDIVNGAGKIEKMRLQNILMQLRKCCNHPYLFDGAEPGPPYTTDEHLVYNCGKMVILDKLLPKLQEQESRVLIFSQMTRMLDILEDYCHWRGFQYCRLDGNTAHEDRQRQINEYNAPNSEKFIFMLSTRAGGLGINLATADVVIIYDSDWNPQMDLQAMDRAHRIGQQKQVRVFRFITENTVEEKIVERAEVKLRLDKLVIQQGRLVDAKQTALNKDEMLNMIRHGANEVFASKDSAITDEDIDTILQKGEAKTEEMKQKLESLGESSLRNFTVDAPTDSVYQFEGEDYREKQKILGIGNWIEPPKRERKANYAVDAYFREALRVSEPKAPKAPRPPKQPIVQDFQFFPPRLFELLDQEIYYFRQTVGYKVPKNPELGSDAARIQKEEQRKIDEAQPLSDEEVAEKEKLLTQGFTNWTKRDFNQFIKANEKYGRDDIENIAKEVEGKTPEEVMEYSAVFWERCHELQDIDRVMAQIERGEAKIQRRAGIKKALDAKMARYRAPFHQLRIAYGTNKGKNYTEEEDRFLVCMLHKLGFDKENVYEELRATVRSAPQFRFDWFVKSRTALELQRRCNTLITLIERENQELEERERQERRKKGGNVGTKPASKRKQENLPAPQDKPRKKKK from the coding sequence ATGTCTAAGGCTGATGAAAATGCGGATACTGGTGATACAGGAGATAATTCAAATGGTTCCTCAGCGGAGACCACATCATCTAGGGGTGGTGATTTCGAGACGAAACTTGAATCAGACAGAAGTAAGAGGTTTGATTACTTGCTCAAGCAaactgaaatattttctcattttatgaCCAACAATCAAAAAGATAAAGCTGGAAGTCCGTTAAAAGTCAAGGCTGGTAGACCTAGAAAACAACCAGAAAATCTAAATAAATCTGATTCTGGTGATCATAGACACCGCAAGACTGAGcaagaagaggatgaggaaCTCTTGGCGGAGAGCAACGCCAGTGTAGCACCTACAACTCGTTTTGAATCCTCACCccattatataaaatctggTGAGTTGAGGGATTATCAGATTCGTGGTTTAAATTGGATGATATCGCTCTATGAAAATGGTATCAATGGTATTCTGGCTGATGAGATGGGTCTTGGTAAAACTTTACAAACTATATCATTGTTGGGATATATGAAACACTTCAGAAACATTCCTGGTCCTCACATTGTTATTGTTCCAAAGTCTACATTAGCCAATTGGATGAACGAATTTAAAAAGTGGTGTCCTTCCTTAAGAGCAGTTTGTCTGATTGGTGATGCAGAAACAAGAAATACTTTTATCAGAGACGTTATGATGCCAGGCGAGTGGGATGTCTGTGTTACGTCCTATGAAATggtaatcaaagaaaaatcagtatttaaaaaatttaactgGCGTTACATGGTAATAGATGAGGCTcacagaataaaaaatgagaaatctAAATTATCAGAAATATTAAGAGAATTTAAAACAGCTAATAGACTTTTATTAACTGGTACACCACTTCAAAATAATTTGCATGAACTATGGtctttattaaactttttattgCCAGATGTATTTAACAGTTCTGATGATTTTGATTCTTGGTTTAATACAAATAGTTTCTTAGGTGATAATTCTTTAGTGGAAAGATTGCATGCAGTATTAAGGCCATTCCTTTTAAGACGCTTGAAGTCAGAAGTAGAGAAAGGACTGAAGCCCAAAAAGGAGATTAAAGTATACATTGGTCTTAGTAAAATGCAGAGAGAATGGTATACCAAAGTATTAATGAAGGACATTGATATAGTAAATGGCGctggaaaaattgaaaagatgaGATTACAAAACATTTTAATGCAGTTACGTAAGTGTTGTAATCATCCTTATCTATTTGATGGTGCTGAACCTGGACCACCATATACAACAGATGAACATCTTGTTTATAATTGTGGTAAAATGGTGATACTCGATAAACTATTGCCTAAATTACAAGAACAAGAATCAAGGGTACTAATATTTAGTCAAATGACCAGAATGCTGGATATTTTAGAAGATTATTGTCACTGGAGAGGCTTTCAGTATTGTCGTTTGGATGGTAATACGGCACACGAGGATCGTCAGAGACAAATCAATGAATATAATGCTCCTAATAGtgaaaagtttatatttatgttgtcGACGAGAGCAGGCGGATTGGGTATAAATTTAGCGACTGCCgatgttgttattatttatgattctgATTGGAATCCGCAAATGGATTTGCAGGCGATGGATCGAGCTCATCGTATAGGACAACAAAAGCAAGTACGTGTTTTTAGATTTATTACAGAGAACACTGTAGAAGAGAAGATCGTTGAACGAGCTGAGGTTAAATTACGATTGGACAAATTGGTCATACAACAAGGTCGATTGGTCGATGCAAAACAGACTGCATTGAACAAGGATGAAATGTTAAATATGATTAGACATGGGGCTAACGAAGTGTTTGCTTCAAAGGATAGCGCTATTACCGATGAAGATATAGATACTATATTACAAAAGGGTGAAGCAAAGACCGAAGAAATGAAACAGAAATTGGAAAGCTTGGGAGAATCTTCTTTACGTAATTTCACCGTCGATGCACCAACTGATTCGGTCTATCAATTTGAAGGTGAAGATTATCGTgagaaacaaaagatattaGGGATTGGTAATTGGATAGAACCTCCTAAACGTGAACGTAAAGCCAATTATGCGGTTGACGCCTATTTTAGGGAAGCTTTAAGAGTTTCCGAACCAAAAGCACCAAAAGCTCCCAGACCACCCAAACAACCGATCGTAcaagattttcaattttttcctcCTCGATTGTTTGAGCTACTCGATCaagagatatattatttcagaCAAACCGTCGGTTATAAGGTTCCAAAGAATCCTGAATTAGGATCAGACGCGGCTAGGAtacaaaaggaagaacaacGTAAGATAGATGAGGCTCAGCCATTATCGGACGAAGAGGTcgcggaaaaagaaaaattattgactCAGGGTTTCACCAATTGGACAAAGAGagattttaatcaatttataaaggcaaatgaaaaatatggtCGCGAtgacattgaaaatattgctAAAGAGGTCGAAGGTAAAACACCAGAAGAAGTTATGGAATACTCAGCAGTTTTTTGGGAACGTTGCCATGAGTTACAGGACATTGATAGAGTGATGGCACAAATAGAAAGGGGCGAGGCCAAAATACAAAGGCGCGCCGGTATAAAGAAAGCATTGGACGCAAAGATGGCCAGATATCGTGCACCGTTTCATCAATTGAGGATAGCTTATGGTactaataaaggtaaaaattATACGGAAGAGGAGGATAGATTTCTTGTTTGTATGTTACACAAATTGGGTTTCGACAAGGAAAACGTTTATGAGGAATTAAGAGCTACCGTTAGATCAGCACCGCAATTTCGTTTCGATTGGTTTGTAAAATCTCGTACTGCCTTGGAATTGCAACGACGATGCAATACCTTGATAACATTGATCGAACGTGAAAATCAAGAattggaagagagagaaagacaagagagaaggaagaagggtgGCAATGTAGGTACTAAGCCTGCTTCTAaacgaaaacaagaaaatttacCAGCACCACAAGATAAAcctcgaaagaagaagaaataa
- the LOC124956935 gene encoding chromatin-remodeling complex ATPase chain Iswi-like isoform X2: MISLYENGINGILADEMGLGKTLQTISLLGYMKHFRNIPGPHIVIVPKSTLANWMNEFKKWCPSLRAVCLIGDAETRNTFIRDVMMPGEWDVCVTSYEMVIKEKSVFKKFNWRYMVIDEAHRIKNEKSKLSEILREFKTANRLLLTGTPLQNNLHELWSLLNFLLPDVFNSSDDFDSWFNTNSFLGDNSLVERLHAVLRPFLLRRLKSEVEKGLKPKKEIKVYIGLSKMQREWYTKVLMKDIDIVNGAGKIEKMRLQNILMQLRKCCNHPYLFDGAEPGPPYTTDEHLVYNCGKMVILDKLLPKLQEQESRVLIFSQMTRMLDILEDYCHWRGFQYCRLDGNTAHEDRQRQINEYNAPNSEKFIFMLSTRAGGLGINLATADVVIIYDSDWNPQMDLQAMDRAHRIGQQKQVRVFRFITENTVEEKIVERAEVKLRLDKLVIQQGRLVDAKQTALNKDEMLNMIRHGANEVFASKDSAITDEDIDTILQKGEAKTEEMKQKLESLGESSLRNFTVDAPTDSVYQFEGEDYREKQKILGIGNWIEPPKRERKANYAVDAYFREALRVSEPKAPKAPRPPKQPIVQDFQFFPPRLFELLDQEIYYFRQTVGYKVPKNPELGSDAARIQKEEQRKIDEAQPLSDEEVAEKEKLLTQGFTNWTKRDFNQFIKANEKYGRDDIENIAKEVEGKTPEEVMEYSAVFWERCHELQDIDRVMAQIERGEAKIQRRAGIKKALDAKMARYRAPFHQLRIAYGTNKGKNYTEEEDRFLVCMLHKLGFDKENVYEELRATVRSAPQFRFDWFVKSRTALELQRRCNTLITLIERENQELEERERQERRKKGGNVGTKPASKRKQENLPAPQDKPRKKKK, from the coding sequence ATGATATCGCTCTATGAAAATGGTATCAATGGTATTCTGGCTGATGAGATGGGTCTTGGTAAAACTTTACAAACTATATCATTGTTGGGATATATGAAACACTTCAGAAACATTCCTGGTCCTCACATTGTTATTGTTCCAAAGTCTACATTAGCCAATTGGATGAACGAATTTAAAAAGTGGTGTCCTTCCTTAAGAGCAGTTTGTCTGATTGGTGATGCAGAAACAAGAAATACTTTTATCAGAGACGTTATGATGCCAGGCGAGTGGGATGTCTGTGTTACGTCCTATGAAATggtaatcaaagaaaaatcagtatttaaaaaatttaactgGCGTTACATGGTAATAGATGAGGCTcacagaataaaaaatgagaaatctAAATTATCAGAAATATTAAGAGAATTTAAAACAGCTAATAGACTTTTATTAACTGGTACACCACTTCAAAATAATTTGCATGAACTATGGtctttattaaactttttattgCCAGATGTATTTAACAGTTCTGATGATTTTGATTCTTGGTTTAATACAAATAGTTTCTTAGGTGATAATTCTTTAGTGGAAAGATTGCATGCAGTATTAAGGCCATTCCTTTTAAGACGCTTGAAGTCAGAAGTAGAGAAAGGACTGAAGCCCAAAAAGGAGATTAAAGTATACATTGGTCTTAGTAAAATGCAGAGAGAATGGTATACCAAAGTATTAATGAAGGACATTGATATAGTAAATGGCGctggaaaaattgaaaagatgaGATTACAAAACATTTTAATGCAGTTACGTAAGTGTTGTAATCATCCTTATCTATTTGATGGTGCTGAACCTGGACCACCATATACAACAGATGAACATCTTGTTTATAATTGTGGTAAAATGGTGATACTCGATAAACTATTGCCTAAATTACAAGAACAAGAATCAAGGGTACTAATATTTAGTCAAATGACCAGAATGCTGGATATTTTAGAAGATTATTGTCACTGGAGAGGCTTTCAGTATTGTCGTTTGGATGGTAATACGGCACACGAGGATCGTCAGAGACAAATCAATGAATATAATGCTCCTAATAGtgaaaagtttatatttatgttgtcGACGAGAGCAGGCGGATTGGGTATAAATTTAGCGACTGCCgatgttgttattatttatgattctgATTGGAATCCGCAAATGGATTTGCAGGCGATGGATCGAGCTCATCGTATAGGACAACAAAAGCAAGTACGTGTTTTTAGATTTATTACAGAGAACACTGTAGAAGAGAAGATCGTTGAACGAGCTGAGGTTAAATTACGATTGGACAAATTGGTCATACAACAAGGTCGATTGGTCGATGCAAAACAGACTGCATTGAACAAGGATGAAATGTTAAATATGATTAGACATGGGGCTAACGAAGTGTTTGCTTCAAAGGATAGCGCTATTACCGATGAAGATATAGATACTATATTACAAAAGGGTGAAGCAAAGACCGAAGAAATGAAACAGAAATTGGAAAGCTTGGGAGAATCTTCTTTACGTAATTTCACCGTCGATGCACCAACTGATTCGGTCTATCAATTTGAAGGTGAAGATTATCGTgagaaacaaaagatattaGGGATTGGTAATTGGATAGAACCTCCTAAACGTGAACGTAAAGCCAATTATGCGGTTGACGCCTATTTTAGGGAAGCTTTAAGAGTTTCCGAACCAAAAGCACCAAAAGCTCCCAGACCACCCAAACAACCGATCGTAcaagattttcaattttttcctcCTCGATTGTTTGAGCTACTCGATCaagagatatattatttcagaCAAACCGTCGGTTATAAGGTTCCAAAGAATCCTGAATTAGGATCAGACGCGGCTAGGAtacaaaaggaagaacaacGTAAGATAGATGAGGCTCAGCCATTATCGGACGAAGAGGTcgcggaaaaagaaaaattattgactCAGGGTTTCACCAATTGGACAAAGAGagattttaatcaatttataaaggcaaatgaaaaatatggtCGCGAtgacattgaaaatattgctAAAGAGGTCGAAGGTAAAACACCAGAAGAAGTTATGGAATACTCAGCAGTTTTTTGGGAACGTTGCCATGAGTTACAGGACATTGATAGAGTGATGGCACAAATAGAAAGGGGCGAGGCCAAAATACAAAGGCGCGCCGGTATAAAGAAAGCATTGGACGCAAAGATGGCCAGATATCGTGCACCGTTTCATCAATTGAGGATAGCTTATGGTactaataaaggtaaaaattATACGGAAGAGGAGGATAGATTTCTTGTTTGTATGTTACACAAATTGGGTTTCGACAAGGAAAACGTTTATGAGGAATTAAGAGCTACCGTTAGATCAGCACCGCAATTTCGTTTCGATTGGTTTGTAAAATCTCGTACTGCCTTGGAATTGCAACGACGATGCAATACCTTGATAACATTGATCGAACGTGAAAATCAAGAattggaagagagagaaagacaagagagaaggaagaagggtgGCAATGTAGGTACTAAGCCTGCTTCTAaacgaaaacaagaaaatttacCAGCACCACAAGATAAAcctcgaaagaagaagaaataa